In a single window of the Candidatus Obscuribacterales bacterium genome:
- a CDS encoding DMT family transporter yields the protein GVGLLSYDGTPPNLGDLWTLGAALSYTLYIWRLEVHTPSFNALTLTAAQLWGTTAIALLWVFLGQAEYLMPSSWPNLPWPALMYLGIFTTAFTTVLQTWGQRFVGASQASIVYTLEPVWASIFAFVVINERLGIQGILGAAAILSATLLCQLAGQSDRP from the coding sequence GGAGTTGGGCTCTTGTCCTACGACGGCACCCCACCCAATCTCGGCGATCTATGGACACTGGGCGCTGCCCTGTCCTATACCCTCTACATTTGGCGGCTCGAAGTCCACACGCCGTCGTTTAATGCCCTCACCCTGACCGCAGCCCAGCTCTGGGGCACCACAGCGATCGCCCTCCTTTGGGTCTTCCTAGGGCAAGCTGAGTATCTCATGCCCAGCAGTTGGCCAAATCTCCCCTGGCCTGCCCTCATGTATCTAGGGATTTTTACCACCGCCTTCACCACCGTCCTGCAAACTTGGGGACAGCGGTTTGTAGGTGCCAGCCAAGCCTCGATTGTCTATACCCTAGAGCCCGTATGGGCATCGATTTTTGCCTTTGTGGTGATCAACGAACGCTTGGGCATTCAGGGCATCCTAGGAGCCGCGGCCATCCTCTCGGCCACTCTTCTTTGTCAACTGGCGGGACAGAGCGATCGCCCCTAG